Proteins from one Natrinema salifodinae genomic window:
- a CDS encoding SDR family NAD(P)-dependent oxidoreductase yields MTVAGKTAVVIGGTSGIGRAIALGLAEDGADVIASSRDRMSVEEIATELRERGTATAEVVCDVTDRDSIENLAETAVEKFGGVDILVNSAGSVAKSPITTMSEDDWERDIEVNLTGVFRACQVFANVMEEGSIINISSMSSGQARENRPAYCASKSGVDGLTRAAAADLGPSIRVNAIAPGFVKTPLAGDAFDEETELRAEIDQRTPMERVATPDEIAGLALYLASDAASFTTGEVIRVDGGYDNSAQ; encoded by the coding sequence ATGACGGTTGCCGGAAAGACGGCGGTCGTTATCGGGGGTACGAGCGGTATCGGACGTGCGATCGCACTCGGGCTAGCTGAAGACGGCGCCGACGTCATCGCGAGTAGCCGAGACCGAATGTCAGTTGAGGAGATAGCGACGGAACTCCGCGAGCGAGGCACTGCCACCGCAGAAGTCGTATGTGATGTAACGGATCGCGACTCGATCGAGAATCTCGCGGAGACCGCAGTAGAGAAATTCGGGGGCGTCGATATCCTGGTCAATTCGGCCGGGTCTGTCGCAAAGTCCCCAATCACAACTATGTCCGAAGATGACTGGGAACGAGATATTGAGGTCAACCTAACTGGCGTATTCCGCGCCTGTCAGGTGTTTGCGAACGTGATGGAGGAGGGAAGCATCATTAATATCTCCTCGATGTCGTCCGGGCAAGCACGAGAAAACCGGCCCGCATACTGCGCCTCGAAAAGTGGCGTCGACGGACTGACCCGTGCAGCTGCCGCCGATCTTGGTCCATCGATCCGCGTCAACGCGATCGCGCCTGGGTTCGTTAAAACGCCGCTCGCGGGTGATGCGTTCGATGAGGAGACCGAACTTCGCGCCGAGATCGACCAACGGACGCCGATGGAGCGGGTCGCGACGCCCGACGAGATTGCCGGTCTCGCTCTCTATCTTGCCAGCGATGCCGCCTCATTCACGACCGGCGAAGTCATCCGCGTCGATGGCGGTTACGACAACAGCGCACAGTAA